A part of Chitinivibrio alkaliphilus ACht1 genomic DNA contains:
- a CDS encoding ATP-binding protein, with protein sequence MKYVGILLCFMVTALSAAPLVSLENTRIVQDDWGVSYEWGRLPIDSSGVYRVESDVKVVYADLDNLALLIPPSPYPMEVFINDALVYVYGDLEDTQCLANFSPAFVRLGPELITPDQTNQFTVYFYTDGERVALPEFRIGSQERIERRYLLQKLLNSTFIQLLSLNSLILFSVFIMLSFYTKYKTKIYRYYALLSLFIGLAYIPFVFNYSTAPEIFLTKVSKSSFVLAAYFIFLFCIHLYRIQVWIFLKRLLAFFSFAGVVLIFAQQTKYAVNDTFAFFMVMQILPLFLFATSLILWRNMFVRGVENILLATGTLLLLATSFYDMYFILVEKEPFFWSTAYGYMGLSVACVCVLMIHHKRDIASIELQKLEIDQTSRKLLHSNQMLVESTRKIEEYAHLKNRFIKSITHEIVTPINGIADSTDYLRSLDFERDTAEPYIDNLLISYYNLTILFNNLVDYTSLDESDITLECHKYNFEKSIQRLVEYTRKNAQSKGLTFSFEYTSGGLPSLVYGDEKRIAQVILNLLNNAIKFTEFGSVTLKISCEEHTLFCSVSDTGVGIDPTLKENIFKAFTSERSYSTGKEMYANIGLGLAITHRIVTSMGGNISFRSRKNRGSTFSIEVPLQRISDSPSTDSSIEQKRILVAEDNPINQKLITILLKTYNLVAVVVGNGFEAVERVKQESFDLVIMDIQMPVMDGLEATREIKKLCPSLPVIAWTANSTSVECSAAGVDGFLSKPTSRESLYHEVLDRIT encoded by the coding sequence GTGAAATATGTAGGTATTCTTCTCTGTTTCATGGTAACAGCTCTCTCGGCGGCTCCTCTCGTTTCTTTGGAGAACACGCGTATTGTGCAGGATGATTGGGGAGTTTCTTACGAATGGGGGCGTTTGCCCATCGACTCTTCCGGAGTATATCGTGTAGAAAGTGATGTGAAAGTTGTGTACGCTGATCTTGATAATCTTGCCCTCTTAATTCCACCATCTCCCTATCCCATGGAAGTATTTATAAATGATGCCCTGGTGTATGTTTATGGAGATTTAGAAGATACACAGTGTTTAGCCAACTTTTCACCTGCCTTTGTACGCTTGGGGCCCGAACTCATTACGCCAGATCAAACGAATCAATTTACGGTATATTTTTACACCGATGGAGAACGGGTCGCCCTGCCGGAATTTCGCATTGGTAGTCAGGAGCGTATCGAACGGAGATATCTTCTTCAGAAGCTACTCAACAGTACATTTATTCAGCTTCTTTCGCTCAACTCTTTGATCCTCTTTAGTGTGTTTATTATGCTCTCCTTTTATACCAAGTATAAAACAAAAATATATCGTTATTACGCCCTTCTTTCTCTTTTTATCGGTTTGGCCTATATCCCCTTCGTATTTAACTACAGTACAGCTCCTGAAATCTTTTTAACAAAGGTATCTAAATCATCTTTCGTCCTTGCAGCTTACTTTATATTCCTTTTTTGTATACACCTGTATCGAATACAGGTATGGATCTTTCTGAAACGGCTCTTAGCTTTTTTCTCCTTTGCAGGGGTTGTGCTTATTTTTGCACAGCAGACAAAATATGCTGTTAATGACACCTTTGCTTTTTTTATGGTGATGCAGATTCTTCCACTTTTTCTTTTCGCGACAAGCCTTATTTTGTGGCGAAATATGTTTGTTCGAGGTGTTGAGAATATTCTCTTGGCAACAGGCACACTCCTTTTGCTTGCCACATCTTTCTATGACATGTATTTTATCCTTGTTGAGAAGGAGCCCTTTTTCTGGTCTACTGCCTATGGGTACATGGGGTTATCTGTTGCATGTGTATGTGTTTTAATGATTCATCACAAGCGTGACATCGCTTCTATTGAGTTACAGAAGCTTGAAATTGATCAGACCAGTAGAAAATTACTGCATTCAAATCAGATGTTAGTAGAGTCTACGCGAAAGATAGAGGAATATGCTCATCTGAAAAATCGGTTCATTAAAAGTATTACCCATGAAATAGTTACTCCAATTAATGGAATCGCCGATTCAACTGATTATTTGCGGAGTCTTGATTTTGAAAGGGATACAGCTGAGCCTTATATTGATAACCTACTCATCTCCTACTATAATTTAACGATCCTTTTTAATAATTTAGTTGATTATACCAGTCTTGATGAGTCAGATATCACCTTAGAATGTCATAAGTATAATTTTGAAAAATCTATACAGCGTCTGGTTGAGTATACTCGTAAGAATGCTCAGTCAAAGGGGTTGACCTTTTCCTTTGAATATACCTCAGGTGGCTTGCCCTCCTTGGTGTATGGTGATGAAAAGCGAATCGCTCAGGTAATTCTTAATTTATTAAATAACGCGATAAAGTTTACCGAATTTGGTTCTGTTACCCTTAAGATATCCTGCGAAGAACATACTCTGTTTTGCTCAGTAAGTGATACTGGTGTCGGGATAGATCCGACTCTGAAGGAAAATATTTTTAAGGCCTTCACCAGTGAACGGTCCTACTCGACGGGAAAAGAGATGTATGCAAATATTGGCTTAGGTTTAGCCATTACCCACAGAATTGTCACATCCATGGGGGGAAATATTTCCTTTAGGAGTAGAAAAAATCGTGGTTCTACGTTCTCTATTGAGGTTCCGCTTCAGCGTATCTCAGATTCCCCCAGTACGGACTCTTCTATAGAGCAGAAAAGAATTTTGGTGGCTGAAGATAATCCCATTAATCAGAAACTTATTACGATTCTCTTAAAGACCTATAATTTGGTAGCTGTTGTAGTCGGAAATGGCTTTGAAGCTGTTGAGCGGGTGAAGCAAGAGTCCTTTGATTTGGTTATTATGGACATTCAAATGCCTGTAATGGACGGACTTGAAGCGACGCGTGAGATAAAGAAATTATGTCCCTCTCTGCCCGTTATTGCATGGACTGCAAACAGTACCAGTGTTGAATGTTCAGCCGCAGGTGTCGATGGCTTTTTATCAAAACCAACCTCAAGAGAATCGTTATATCACGAAGTTCTGGATAGAATTACATAA
- a CDS encoding FtsB family cell division protein, with protein MKSLLKYIRIRDILLLLFLLWGGNFIFGTRGVIALQRIERANERRQQEIHRYTQKLDSLTTYAELLEKDTTYIRRMVKQNMGYIDSGERIIRFVDEE; from the coding sequence ATGAAGTCCCTACTCAAATATATACGTATTCGGGATATTCTCTTATTATTGTTCCTTTTATGGGGGGGGAATTTTATATTCGGTACTCGTGGTGTTATTGCCCTCCAGCGTATTGAGAGGGCGAATGAACGGCGACAACAAGAGATACACCGGTATACTCAGAAATTAGACTCTCTTACAACTTATGCAGAGCTCTTAGAAAAGGATACAACCTATATTCGACGAATGGTGAAACAAAACATGGGGTATATCGATTCCGGAGAACGAATAATCCGCTTTGTTGACGAGGAATAG
- a CDS encoding 1-acyl-sn-glycerol-3-phosphate acyltransferase gives MSKPSGRSSREYTSRLYSEMAGIEKYVTRVFSKVAFPKEDIDRLFSVDNERVTIVCTHRSHADYLVTGLEFIREGVQNLRFAAGDNLTGLPFIGILFRKVGSFTVQRGRVHNRQYLFRLAEFVKRLLQRGQNVLVYPEGGRSYSGRMLEIKSGLIGSTIMAQKENPERDYYILPMACSYSAVPEAQYFHILLRGKEWRTKKGFFMKSLGSLLYYGADVWTFLQLWLFPPKKNEIYIDVGTPVRVKDITDVEGLYRKNAKNEFFANGRATKECSVFIRKRLLQLYRVLPHNIVAYLMDTKLYYQGESASIEKIEEIISFLSTNECNTKGLDHLSPQEILLQGGETLRSMKVCRERGKKGVVVRKKDLLRYYANTVYDVMGE, from the coding sequence ATGTCAAAACCGAGCGGAAGGAGTTCCCGTGAATACACATCACGGCTCTACTCTGAAATGGCTGGTATTGAAAAATATGTGACGCGAGTGTTTTCAAAAGTTGCCTTTCCAAAAGAAGATATCGACCGCCTCTTTTCTGTTGATAATGAAAGAGTTACTATTGTCTGTACTCATCGTAGCCATGCCGACTATCTTGTAACGGGCTTGGAGTTTATTCGAGAGGGGGTTCAGAATCTTCGTTTTGCTGCGGGAGATAATCTCACAGGACTTCCTTTTATTGGTATTCTCTTTCGTAAGGTCGGCTCTTTTACAGTACAGAGAGGTCGTGTACATAATCGACAGTATCTTTTTCGTTTGGCAGAGTTTGTAAAACGTCTGTTACAGCGGGGACAGAATGTACTTGTGTACCCAGAGGGGGGGCGAAGTTATTCTGGACGTATGCTGGAGATAAAAAGTGGTCTTATTGGTTCCACGATTATGGCGCAAAAGGAAAATCCCGAACGAGACTACTATATTTTGCCCATGGCTTGTTCCTATTCAGCAGTTCCTGAAGCGCAGTACTTTCATATTCTTCTTCGGGGTAAGGAGTGGCGAACCAAGAAGGGCTTTTTTATGAAAAGCCTTGGTTCACTTTTGTATTATGGTGCTGATGTGTGGACCTTTTTACAATTATGGTTATTTCCGCCAAAGAAAAATGAGATATACATAGATGTGGGTACTCCCGTTCGTGTAAAAGATATTACCGATGTTGAAGGGTTATATCGCAAGAATGCAAAGAATGAATTCTTTGCGAATGGGCGAGCAACCAAGGAGTGCTCGGTTTTTATTAGGAAGCGTCTCTTACAGCTTTATCGAGTCCTTCCCCATAATATTGTTGCATACCTTATGGATACAAAGCTATATTACCAGGGAGAGTCAGCATCAATAGAAAAGATTGAAGAGATTATTTCCTTCTTATCAACAAATGAGTGTAATACAAAGGGGCTTGATCATTTGTCTCCACAAGAGATTCTTTTGCAGGGGGGAGAGACGTTACGCTCTATGAAGGTTTGTCGAGAGAGAGGCAAGAAGGGTGTTGTGGTAAGAAAAAAAGACTTACTGCGGTATTATGCTAATACAGTATATGATGTAATGGGAGAGTAG
- a CDS encoding sigma-70 family RNA polymerase sigma factor codes for MVSNNTSGNEKIIKHFRKQARVQGFVSEIEINENISSEEERTRIKDLLTAEGIEINPFVKRHKLRSPKDKPYSGGGRGSASNAAIMSYLNQVGNIPLMDKGQEIHYARQMVFAKNKLLESAFGSLVIQEFLFRLYNEMRDGVLSWYDIFDLDRVAPDGNDATEEEIEHARENFFARIEQIDELSEQITALRRDAEEVTTPEERHECAEKTRGLLDSLVEHCFFLHLNYKQKESIIEKYRQWLCKNSFSTELRNFESWQKVYFDAKYSIVEANVRLVISIAKKYSYSGMEMLDIIQEGNEGLIKAVENFDYRKGYKFSTYATWWIRQSITRAINDKGKAIRIPANTLEQINRVNRYIQNCVMRTGSEPAIEEISQELKIPERKIRMILQYNGDPISLDWQISENGNSTIGDFIPDERMGDPSTSATIKCFKENIHALLEELDPYEREILFRRFGLDGAKRKTLNEIGEMFNISRERVRQIETGALEKLRHPSRNSVLRDWEHSRDEFESLPDY; via the coding sequence GTGGTGAGCAATAATACCAGTGGGAATGAAAAGATTATCAAACATTTTCGTAAACAGGCTCGGGTACAGGGGTTTGTCAGTGAAATAGAGATTAATGAGAATATTAGTTCTGAGGAAGAACGAACTCGCATTAAAGATCTTCTTACTGCTGAGGGCATAGAGATTAATCCCTTTGTTAAACGCCATAAATTGCGGAGCCCCAAAGATAAGCCGTATAGCGGGGGTGGTCGTGGGAGTGCATCAAATGCTGCAATTATGTCCTATTTAAACCAAGTGGGGAATATTCCTCTCATGGATAAGGGACAAGAAATACACTATGCTCGGCAAATGGTCTTTGCAAAGAATAAGCTTCTCGAAAGTGCCTTTGGGTCCTTGGTTATTCAAGAATTTCTTTTTCGTCTATACAATGAAATGCGTGACGGTGTCCTTTCATGGTATGATATTTTTGACCTTGATAGGGTTGCTCCCGATGGAAATGATGCGACGGAAGAAGAAATAGAGCACGCTCGGGAAAATTTCTTTGCCCGCATAGAACAAATTGATGAGCTATCTGAACAAATCACCGCCCTACGTCGTGACGCAGAGGAGGTTACAACGCCCGAAGAGCGGCACGAGTGTGCAGAGAAAACTCGGGGGCTTCTTGATTCTCTTGTTGAACATTGCTTCTTTCTCCACTTAAATTATAAGCAGAAAGAAAGTATTATTGAAAAATACCGTCAATGGTTATGTAAGAACAGTTTCTCTACAGAGCTTCGCAATTTTGAGTCGTGGCAGAAGGTATACTTTGATGCCAAATACTCCATTGTTGAGGCGAATGTGCGGTTGGTTATCAGTATTGCAAAGAAATATTCCTATAGCGGTATGGAAATGCTTGATATCATCCAAGAGGGGAATGAAGGGCTGATAAAAGCGGTTGAGAATTTTGATTATCGGAAAGGGTATAAGTTTTCTACCTATGCAACGTGGTGGATACGGCAGTCTATTACGCGTGCTATTAATGATAAGGGGAAAGCCATTCGCATACCTGCAAACACCCTTGAACAGATAAATCGTGTGAATCGTTATATCCAAAATTGCGTCATGCGCACCGGCTCTGAGCCGGCTATTGAAGAAATTTCCCAGGAGTTGAAGATTCCTGAGAGAAAAATCCGTATGATTCTACAGTACAATGGAGACCCCATATCCCTCGACTGGCAAATTTCTGAAAATGGAAATTCCACCATCGGAGATTTTATACCTGATGAACGAATGGGTGATCCCAGTACTTCAGCAACGATAAAATGTTTTAAAGAAAATATCCATGCCTTGCTTGAAGAGCTTGACCCTTATGAGCGAGAGATTCTATTCCGTCGCTTTGGCCTTGATGGGGCAAAACGTAAGACCCTTAATGAGATTGGTGAAATGTTTAACATTTCCCGTGAGCGGGTTCGTCAGATTGAAACTGGTGCTCTGGAAAAGCTTCGTCACCCCAGCAGAAACAGTGTGCTTCGTGACTGGGAGCATAGCCGTGATGAGTTTGAGTCACTCCCGGATTATTAA
- a CDS encoding diadenylate cyclase, whose translation MGFSEFISCDDIIELESEDKVSAITELAEAFCEIQKCDKAKRLIKDIIAREEAASTFVGQGVAIPQAVMNMKDEYAIMVGRSAIGIDYGAVRNARAHIIALVISKKNIDDDDTFEVLSEISTFFRNETVNKLIRSAEVERLSEVISEVRKEGDDDKVLPGKKKTTTKGKKEPLLSAATALARDVNAKAVMVYADAKKDNEFIKNLRTRRQVIVVTSNKTRFKDEDSKYYLIQAPPARGGFGYGQAKIGVLLGVSKGFLGKNDTVVCVTGDEHQGIFNSVVVIDIAHEFDFFFNATSSIVPDDVKPEILERVLGLASEISLEGREKHPVGTIFVVGDTNRVNTYVTQLIINPFRGLSESERNILDPGLQETVKEFAAIDGAFVITGDGVVVSAGSHLRPELSSEQKENRRDLPSGLGARHAAGADITACSNSIAITISESTGQITVFKNGDIVLTLQRPLIP comes from the coding sequence ATGGGGTTTAGCGAGTTTATCAGTTGTGACGATATTATTGAGTTGGAGTCGGAAGATAAGGTTTCCGCCATAACCGAACTTGCCGAAGCCTTTTGTGAGATCCAAAAATGTGACAAGGCAAAACGTCTTATCAAAGATATCATTGCGCGGGAAGAGGCGGCATCGACCTTCGTTGGACAGGGTGTTGCCATACCACAGGCTGTAATGAATATGAAAGATGAGTATGCCATTATGGTGGGACGGAGCGCCATAGGCATCGATTATGGTGCGGTGCGTAATGCTCGGGCTCACATTATTGCCTTGGTTATTTCTAAGAAAAACATTGACGATGATGATACCTTTGAAGTTCTTTCGGAAATTTCAACATTCTTCCGTAATGAGACGGTAAATAAGCTTATTCGGAGTGCAGAAGTTGAACGCCTTTCTGAGGTGATTTCAGAAGTTCGCAAAGAGGGTGATGATGACAAGGTACTGCCCGGTAAGAAAAAGACGACTACCAAGGGTAAGAAAGAACCGTTACTTTCTGCGGCAACAGCTCTTGCACGAGATGTGAATGCAAAGGCGGTAATGGTTTATGCCGATGCAAAAAAAGATAATGAATTTATAAAAAATTTACGTACCCGTCGTCAAGTTATCGTTGTTACTTCAAATAAAACGCGTTTTAAAGATGAAGATTCGAAATATTATTTAATTCAAGCCCCGCCTGCCCGTGGAGGATTTGGGTATGGGCAGGCAAAAATTGGGGTTCTTCTTGGGGTGTCAAAGGGCTTTTTGGGAAAAAATGATACGGTTGTGTGTGTAACAGGGGACGAACATCAGGGGATTTTTAACTCCGTGGTTGTGATTGATATCGCTCATGAATTTGATTTCTTCTTCAATGCAACCAGTTCCATTGTTCCTGATGATGTAAAACCGGAAATTTTGGAGCGTGTACTCGGGCTTGCCTCAGAGATCAGTCTCGAAGGGCGTGAAAAACATCCTGTGGGAACTATTTTTGTTGTCGGTGATACAAACCGCGTAAATACCTACGTGACCCAGCTGATAATTAATCCGTTCCGCGGACTGAGCGAGTCTGAACGGAATATCCTTGACCCAGGCCTGCAAGAAACGGTAAAGGAGTTTGCCGCTATTGACGGGGCTTTTGTTATTACCGGGGACGGAGTTGTTGTTTCTGCGGGAAGCCATTTGCGCCCCGAGCTTTCATCGGAGCAGAAAGAGAATCGTCGTGATCTTCCCAGTGGACTCGGTGCACGCCATGCTGCAGGTGCAGACATTACAGCTTGTTCTAATTCAATAGCTATTACCATTTCCGAATCAACCGGTCAAATTACGGTGTTTAAAAATGGGGATATTGTACTTACCCTTCAGCGTCCTTTGATACCATAA
- the dnaG gene encoding DNA primase, translated as MDSSRFHEVKEQIRGSIDIVSFIERYIPLRRAGENYKGLCPFHNEKSPSFVVSPHKEIYHCFGCGAGGDLFAFIMDIEGCSFREALEIAANEAGIDLQKHEIPGRRRGDSPNYASTVPKDFLYRANSYGAHYFYANIRKSERAISFFKHRGLSAEIVREFKLGYAPDHWSDFSQVAQEDGYSRKVLIAAGLSLSPARGSSIYDRFRHRIMFPIFDVSGRVIAFGGRALEDDQQPKYVNSPETEIYRKNKTLYGLNFARPFIRDSQEILIVEGYMDMISLYARGVCNVVATCGTALTVEQGRILRRFAPRVYLIFDGDSAGIAAAKRAIETLISLELDLRIAVLPQGEDPDTLIQEKGKEGFLYFVHKSQEALGFYMEFLKKSLDTTTPQGRSQAVEHCISLISRVDNQILASEYAREVAFMFSVDESLVISRLTGKKQSGNIRRVSSEDVFQHNEGEGFETTEEGSLLHFLVQYPEYVERYAYRIQENLFIDPTHKEVFSCILKHGKELNKNVGAVEKESLRKLLSYLFMKEIAVQQDHDEWIEYKLSRLENSLVARRKNRLVEEIARARDADTKQALLAELNSLTVRKSSEEDIRGEQ; from the coding sequence GTGGATTCATCCCGCTTTCATGAAGTAAAAGAGCAGATTCGCGGCTCCATTGATATTGTATCATTTATTGAACGATACATTCCCTTACGGCGAGCTGGAGAAAACTACAAGGGCTTATGCCCATTTCACAATGAAAAATCCCCCTCCTTTGTGGTAAGTCCGCATAAGGAGATTTATCACTGTTTTGGCTGTGGAGCTGGGGGCGATCTTTTTGCCTTTATTATGGATATTGAAGGGTGCTCTTTTCGGGAAGCCTTAGAGATTGCTGCCAATGAAGCCGGGATCGATTTACAAAAACATGAAATTCCGGGACGGAGAAGGGGGGATTCCCCCAATTATGCCAGTACCGTACCTAAAGACTTTTTGTATCGGGCAAATTCCTATGGGGCGCATTATTTTTATGCCAACATACGAAAGAGTGAACGGGCTATTTCCTTTTTCAAACACCGAGGTCTTTCAGCAGAAATTGTACGTGAGTTTAAGCTTGGATATGCACCAGATCACTGGTCTGACTTTTCACAGGTAGCACAGGAAGACGGGTATTCTCGGAAAGTTCTTATTGCAGCTGGTCTTTCTTTGTCCCCCGCTCGGGGCAGCAGTATTTATGATCGCTTTCGTCATCGTATTATGTTTCCTATTTTTGATGTATCAGGGAGGGTGATTGCCTTTGGAGGAAGGGCTTTGGAAGACGATCAGCAACCCAAATATGTAAATTCTCCGGAAACAGAAATATATCGGAAGAACAAGACGCTCTATGGCCTTAATTTTGCGCGTCCATTCATCCGCGATTCCCAAGAGATACTGATCGTTGAAGGATATATGGATATGATATCTCTCTATGCGCGGGGCGTGTGTAATGTTGTTGCCACATGCGGCACTGCCCTTACAGTAGAGCAGGGCCGAATCTTGCGCCGCTTTGCTCCGCGGGTGTATCTCATCTTTGATGGTGATTCTGCGGGGATTGCTGCAGCCAAGCGAGCCATAGAAACTTTGATATCCCTGGAGTTGGATCTACGTATCGCCGTTCTTCCGCAGGGAGAAGACCCTGATACGCTTATCCAAGAAAAAGGGAAAGAGGGGTTTTTATACTTTGTACATAAATCGCAAGAGGCTTTAGGGTTTTACATGGAATTTCTTAAAAAATCTCTTGATACGACGACTCCCCAAGGTCGATCTCAAGCGGTAGAACACTGTATTAGCCTCATAAGCCGAGTGGATAACCAAATTTTGGCATCGGAGTATGCACGCGAGGTCGCATTTATGTTTTCGGTTGATGAATCTCTTGTGATATCACGACTTACCGGAAAAAAGCAAAGTGGAAATATACGAAGAGTGTCCTCTGAAGATGTTTTTCAACACAATGAGGGTGAGGGTTTTGAGACAACCGAAGAGGGGTCTTTGCTCCATTTTCTCGTTCAATATCCAGAATACGTCGAGCGCTATGCCTACCGTATTCAAGAAAATTTATTTATTGACCCTACCCATAAAGAGGTGTTTTCATGTATCTTGAAACATGGAAAAGAGTTAAATAAGAATGTGGGTGCTGTTGAGAAGGAGTCTTTGCGGAAACTTCTTTCATATTTATTTATGAAAGAAATAGCAGTACAGCAAGATCATGATGAGTGGATAGAGTATAAACTTTCACGCTTGGAGAACTCCTTGGTGGCACGAAGAAAGAATCGTTTGGTAGAAGAGATTGCACGAGCTCGTGATGCAGATACAAAACAGGCGTTACTAGCAGAATTAAATTCACTGACCGTACGGAAAAGCAGCGAGGAAGATATTCGTGGTGAGCAATAA
- the proB gene encoding glutamate 5-kinase, protein MKIPGCIIDTDIKRVVVKIGSKILTPTSQGEHIGRISAHIADILSLMEQGVSVVLVSSGAVSHGRVKLQLSQRPRTIPLKQACAGVGQIELLTLYSRLLEKKGVQCGQILLTWDDIADKKRYNNLRNALFTMLDNGILPIINENDSVGVEEITFGDNDTLAAQIATILNADLFVMLTDINGVYTANPQKDPEAQQLQQIEKIDNSLRAMADADGSDVGTGGMVTKINAADMVTRAGIAAVIGNGYDYSLLSLLRMSGVSTFFVPTQKRMSGKKRFLAFTDTPTGTVYVDRGAYTAIATKGKSLLPAGVLSVSDGIQPGDTVDICCEGRSFARGISNYATEDIRKINGKKTEDLARISGEGTYNEVVHRNNLVVL, encoded by the coding sequence ATGAAGATACCGGGGTGCATCATAGATACGGATATTAAGCGTGTTGTCGTGAAGATTGGCAGTAAGATTCTTACACCAACCTCACAGGGAGAGCACATTGGGCGTATATCAGCTCATATAGCAGATATACTCTCTCTTATGGAACAAGGTGTTTCTGTGGTTCTGGTTTCATCGGGAGCTGTGTCCCATGGACGTGTAAAGCTACAGCTTTCCCAACGGCCTCGGACAATTCCCCTAAAACAAGCCTGTGCCGGTGTCGGGCAGATAGAACTGCTAACTCTATACTCTCGACTGCTCGAGAAAAAGGGTGTGCAGTGTGGCCAGATTTTACTTACGTGGGATGATATTGCAGATAAAAAACGCTATAACAACTTACGTAACGCCTTGTTCACCATGCTTGATAACGGTATTCTTCCTATTATAAATGAAAATGATAGTGTTGGTGTTGAAGAGATTACCTTTGGGGATAATGATACCTTGGCAGCGCAGATTGCAACAATACTGAATGCTGATCTCTTTGTAATGCTTACAGATATCAATGGCGTGTATACGGCAAATCCGCAGAAAGATCCTGAGGCTCAACAACTTCAGCAAATAGAAAAAATAGATAACTCCCTACGTGCCATGGCCGATGCAGACGGAAGTGATGTAGGAACGGGGGGGATGGTGACCAAAATAAATGCTGCAGATATGGTGACTCGAGCCGGTATTGCCGCGGTTATTGGGAATGGATACGATTACTCTTTGCTCTCTCTTTTGCGTATGTCCGGGGTCAGTACGTTTTTTGTGCCGACGCAGAAACGAATGAGTGGCAAAAAAAGATTTCTTGCCTTCACTGATACCCCTACGGGAACTGTTTACGTAGATCGCGGGGCGTATACCGCCATTGCGACCAAGGGGAAAAGTCTTCTTCCAGCGGGAGTACTCTCTGTTTCAGATGGCATTCAACCGGGAGATACTGTTGATATCTGTTGTGAGGGGCGTTCTTTTGCCCGGGGGATATCAAACTATGCGACGGAAGATATACGAAAAATCAATGGAAAGAAAACAGAGGATTTAGCTCGTATTTCCGGTGAAGGAACGTATAATGAAGTAGTACATCGAAATAATCTCGTTGTATTATAA